In a genomic window of Nocardia fluminea:
- a CDS encoding Abi-alpha family protein, translating into MDIDDGTPSTEMVRRSVPPLEVSTDRRGLLPVSPVRTVRAATGVARVALTAASGMTLWTLDTALGVTATVLRGSMAGNPPNEVLAEAETEVRDRLRHALGLPTGAEHHREDGTPTLREQGAELLRLSASTHAAQPDAHPAYPGILAEITPDEARILRFLHVDGPQPAIDVRSGRQRAFGGERLISGLTMLGDHAGLRFPNRVPQYLPNLRRLGLIEFTRDPVGNPHRYQVIEAQEQVREALKRPGFGTKVTYRSILLTEFGADFVQTCLPVVIADPPLRDLGPDSSAGSRSVNG; encoded by the coding sequence ATGGATATAGACGACGGGACCCCGTCCACCGAGATGGTGCGACGATCGGTACCGCCGCTAGAGGTATCCACCGACAGACGCGGCCTGCTGCCCGTCTCGCCGGTGCGCACGGTGCGGGCGGCGACCGGGGTGGCGCGGGTGGCGCTGACCGCCGCCTCGGGAATGACGCTGTGGACCCTGGACACCGCGCTCGGGGTGACCGCCACTGTGCTGCGCGGCAGCATGGCGGGCAATCCGCCCAACGAGGTGCTCGCGGAAGCGGAAACCGAAGTGCGCGACCGGCTCCGGCACGCTCTCGGCCTCCCGACGGGTGCCGAACACCACCGCGAGGACGGCACGCCGACCCTGCGTGAGCAGGGCGCCGAACTGCTTCGCCTGTCCGCCAGCACGCACGCCGCACAGCCCGACGCCCACCCGGCCTATCCCGGCATCCTCGCCGAGATCACACCCGACGAGGCGCGGATCCTGCGCTTCCTGCACGTCGACGGGCCGCAGCCCGCCATCGACGTGCGCAGCGGGCGGCAAAGGGCGTTCGGTGGGGAGCGGTTGATCAGCGGACTCACCATGCTGGGTGACCACGCCGGCCTGCGGTTTCCGAACCGGGTGCCGCAGTATCTACCGAACCTGCGCAGGCTCGGACTCATCGAGTTCACCCGCGATCCCGTCGGCAACCCGCACCGCTACCAGGTCATCGAGGCCCAGGAGCAGGTGCGAGAAGCGTTGAAGCGCCCCGGTTTCGGCACGAAGGTGACCTACCGCAGCATCCTGCTCACCGAATTCGGCGCTGATTTCGTCCAGACGTGTTTACCGGTCGTCATCGCCGATCCGCCGCTGCGCGACCTCGGACCGGACTCGAGCGCGGGATCGCGCAGCGTCAACGGCTGA
- a CDS encoding Abi-alpha family protein encodes MTDDRTGQDLARAGTRAVERSSDVEQRQISNEARLIRGVFRAAGLAAGTAVRGSQWAVGTTYEVTKELAQAALDGESSADIAERTGNALRSIARSALGVTEGSVREIVSYVPTPNGSSQQAVTVGPYLRSATTDDLRRRGDALLARSADVYFTEDVHPAYDRILDEVAPDEARILRFMALNGPQPSVDVRTNRPLGIGSELVQGDLTSVPEQAGVRYPDRARSYLINLNRLGLTLTSDDPVVLSRYMVLEVQPVVEQALKKAGRAPKIVRKSLRLSEFGEDFCRTCFTIG; translated from the coding sequence GTGACAGACGACAGGACCGGACAGGACCTGGCCCGTGCCGGTACCCGCGCCGTCGAGCGCAGCTCGGATGTCGAGCAGCGACAGATCAGTAATGAAGCACGGTTGATCCGTGGCGTTTTCCGCGCCGCCGGATTGGCCGCCGGTACCGCGGTGCGCGGCAGCCAGTGGGCTGTGGGCACCACCTATGAGGTCACCAAGGAACTGGCGCAGGCCGCGCTGGACGGCGAATCCTCCGCCGATATCGCCGAGCGCACCGGCAACGCGCTCCGTTCCATCGCGCGCAGCGCGCTCGGCGTCACCGAGGGGTCGGTGCGCGAGATCGTCAGCTATGTACCGACACCGAACGGCTCGTCGCAGCAGGCTGTCACGGTCGGCCCGTACCTGCGTTCGGCCACCACCGATGACCTGCGGCGACGCGGTGACGCGCTGTTGGCCCGCTCGGCCGACGTGTACTTCACCGAGGACGTGCACCCGGCCTACGACCGCATCCTCGACGAGGTCGCTCCCGACGAGGCCCGCATCCTGCGATTCATGGCCCTCAACGGTCCGCAACCCTCGGTCGACGTGCGCACCAACCGACCGCTCGGCATCGGTTCGGAGCTGGTGCAGGGCGACCTGACCTCGGTCCCCGAACAGGCGGGTGTGCGCTACCCGGACCGCGCGCGGTCCTACCTGATCAATCTCAACCGCCTCGGGCTCACGCTCACCTCCGACGATCCGGTCGTGCTGAGCCGGTACATGGTGCTGGAAGTGCAGCCCGTCGTGGAGCAGGCGCTCAAGAAGGCGGGCCGCGCGCCCAAGATCGTCCGCAAGAGCCTGCGCCTCTCGGAATTCGGCGAGGATTTCTGCCGCACCTGCTTCACCATCGGGTAG
- a CDS encoding nuclear transport factor 2 family protein, with product MERPPDHPDDLIAISRLKYRYLRSLDTKSWDEFADTLVPEATATYSEYLQFESREAFLAFLRNTLGPHVITEHRCDHPEIDIDGDTASGTWYLADTVIIPEHNMCLRGAAFYTDSYVRCDDGHWRISHTGYERTYEVVLSLSDLPSLRVTASRWGMIAQENHISSVERNPGPAA from the coding sequence ATCGAGCGGCCGCCGGATCATCCCGACGACCTCATCGCGATCAGCAGGTTGAAGTACCGCTATCTGCGCAGCCTGGACACCAAGTCGTGGGACGAGTTCGCCGACACGCTGGTCCCCGAGGCCACCGCCACCTACAGCGAATACCTGCAGTTCGAGTCGCGTGAGGCCTTTCTCGCCTTCCTGCGCAACACCCTCGGACCGCACGTGATCACCGAGCATCGCTGCGACCATCCCGAGATCGACATCGACGGCGACACCGCCTCCGGCACCTGGTACCTGGCCGATACGGTGATCATCCCCGAACACAACATGTGTCTGCGCGGCGCCGCCTTCTACACCGACAGCTATGTGCGCTGCGACGACGGGCACTGGCGCATCTCGCACACCGGATACGAGCGCACGTACGAGGTGGTTCTCTCCCTGAGCGACCTGCCCAGCCTGCGGGTCACCGCGAGCCGCTGGGGAATGATCGCGCAGGAGAACCACATCTCCTCGGTGGAACGCAATCCCGGACCGGCCGCCTGA
- a CDS encoding peptide chain release factor 3 has protein sequence MTESGEVVATTPRGLPAEVARRRTFAVISHPDAGKSTLTEALALHARMISEAGAIHGKAGRKSTVSDWMEMEKARGISVSSTALQFNYRAAGSDIDNVINLVDTPGHSDFSEDTYRVLTAVDAAVMLIDAAKGLEPQTLKLFQVCRHRGIPVITVINKWDRPGQAPLELLDEISERIGLTPTPLFLPVGIAGDFRGLLRRGPEGEASEYIHFTRTAGGATIAPEEYLTADQAEAREGEAWTTAAEESELLSATGQDHDQEMFLAGQTSPVIYASAMLNFGVRQLLETLVELAPAPGARADVTGKERTTGDPFSAVVFKVQAGMDTAHRDRLAFMRIVSGEFERGMVVTHAQTGRPFATKYALTVFGRERTTVDTAYPGDVVGLVNATALAPGHTLFVEKKVEYPPIPSFAPEHFATLRAQSAGKYKQFRKAIDQLDSEGVVQVLRNDARGDATPVLAAVGPMQFEVVTARMQGEFNVETQLDFLPFTLARRTDAESAPELDRQRGVEVFTRTDGAILALFSDKWRLQYIEKEHPKLTLEPLVATAD, from the coding sequence TTGACCGAGTCCGGAGAAGTCGTCGCCACCACCCCCCGCGGGCTGCCCGCCGAGGTGGCCCGTCGGCGCACGTTCGCCGTGATCTCGCACCCCGACGCGGGTAAGTCGACGCTCACCGAGGCGCTGGCTCTGCACGCCAGGATGATCTCCGAGGCCGGCGCCATCCACGGTAAGGCGGGTCGCAAGTCGACGGTGTCGGACTGGATGGAAATGGAGAAGGCGCGCGGCATCTCGGTGAGTTCGACCGCGCTGCAGTTCAACTACCGTGCCGCCGGGTCCGACATCGACAATGTGATCAACCTCGTCGACACCCCCGGCCACTCCGATTTCTCCGAGGACACCTACCGGGTGCTCACCGCCGTCGACGCCGCGGTGATGCTGATCGACGCGGCCAAGGGCCTCGAGCCACAGACGCTCAAGCTGTTCCAGGTGTGTCGCCACCGCGGTATCCCGGTGATCACCGTGATCAACAAGTGGGACCGGCCGGGTCAGGCCCCGCTCGAACTGCTCGACGAGATCAGCGAGCGGATCGGCCTCACGCCCACTCCCCTGTTCCTGCCGGTCGGCATCGCGGGCGACTTCCGCGGCCTGCTGCGCCGCGGACCCGAGGGCGAGGCGAGCGAGTACATCCATTTCACCCGCACCGCCGGTGGCGCGACCATCGCGCCCGAGGAGTACCTGACCGCCGACCAAGCCGAGGCACGCGAGGGCGAGGCGTGGACGACCGCGGCCGAGGAGAGCGAACTGCTCTCGGCGACCGGGCAGGATCACGATCAGGAGATGTTCCTGGCAGGCCAGACCTCGCCGGTGATCTACGCCTCGGCCATGCTGAATTTCGGTGTGCGCCAACTGCTGGAGACCCTGGTGGAACTGGCGCCCGCGCCGGGCGCGCGCGCCGACGTCACGGGCAAGGAGCGCACGACCGGTGACCCGTTCAGCGCGGTGGTGTTCAAGGTGCAGGCGGGCATGGACACCGCCCACCGCGACCGGCTGGCGTTCATGCGTATCGTTTCCGGCGAATTCGAGCGCGGCATGGTGGTGACCCACGCGCAGACCGGTCGCCCGTTCGCCACCAAGTACGCGCTGACGGTCTTCGGCCGCGAGCGCACCACGGTCGACACCGCGTACCCCGGCGATGTGGTCGGCCTGGTCAACGCCACCGCGCTCGCGCCGGGCCACACGCTGTTCGTCGAGAAGAAGGTGGAGTACCCGCCGATCCCGAGCTTCGCCCCCGAGCATTTCGCGACGCTGCGCGCGCAGAGCGCGGGCAAGTACAAGCAGTTCCGCAAGGCCATCGACCAGCTCGACTCCGAGGGCGTGGTGCAGGTGCTGCGCAACGACGCCCGCGGCGACGCCACGCCGGTGCTGGCCGCGGTCGGCCCCATGCAGTTCGAGGTGGTCACCGCCCGGATGCAGGGCGAATTCAACGTCGAGACCCAGCTCGACTTCCTGCCCTTCACACTGGCGCGGCGCACCGACGCGGAGTCGGCGCCCGAGCTGGATCGCCAGCGCGGAGTCGAGGTGTTCACCCGCACCGACGGCGCGATCCTGGCGCTGTTCAGCGACAAGTGGCGCCTGCAGTACATCGAGAAGGAACACCCGAAACTCACGCTGGAGCCGCTGGTCGCGACCGCGGATTGA
- a CDS encoding 50S ribosomal protein L25/general stress protein Ctc has protein sequence MSDANLIEAAVRTEFGKGAARRTRRDGNVPAVLYGHHAEPQHLSLNAKAFAAILRLHGTNAILNLQIDGQPQLAMTKSVVVHPIRRYIEHADLLIVKRGERVTTDVNVVVVGDAVSGALITQELNSLSIEADAMNLPETIEVSVEGVATGTQILAGNIALPEGVTLAGDPEALIVNVIEAPSASQMDDEAEATAEAEAETASESE, from the coding sequence ATGTCCGACGCCAATCTGATCGAAGCCGCCGTCCGCACCGAATTCGGTAAGGGTGCCGCTCGCCGTACCCGTCGCGACGGCAACGTGCCCGCCGTGCTGTACGGCCACCACGCCGAGCCGCAGCACCTGTCGCTGAACGCCAAGGCGTTCGCCGCGATCCTGCGTTTGCACGGCACCAACGCCATCCTGAACCTGCAGATCGACGGCCAGCCGCAGCTGGCGATGACCAAGTCGGTCGTCGTCCACCCGATCCGTCGCTACATCGAGCACGCCGACCTGCTGATCGTCAAGCGTGGCGAGCGCGTCACCACCGACGTCAACGTCGTGGTCGTCGGCGACGCCGTCTCCGGCGCCCTGATCACCCAGGAACTCAACAGCCTGTCGATCGAGGCCGACGCGATGAACCTGCCCGAGACCATCGAGGTCTCGGTCGAGGGCGTCGCCACCGGCACCCAGATCCTGGCAGGCAACATCGCGCTGCCCGAGGGCGTCACCCTGGCCGGTGACCCGGAAGCGCTGATCGTCAACGTGATCGAGGCGCCGTCCGCCTCGCAGATGGACGACGAGGCCGAAGCCACCGCCGAAGCCGAGGCGGAGACCGCTTCCGAGTCCGAGTAG
- the pth gene encoding aminoacyl-tRNA hydrolase, with the protein MTESSGPALVVGLGNPGPEYERTRHNVGFLVADVLAERVGGRFAVHKKSGADLLQARLDGRQILIAKPRTYMNLSGRPVAALAKFFSVPVDQVIVVHDELDLPFGTLKLKQGGGEGGHNGLRSISQALTTKEYLRTRIGIGRPPGRQDPADYVLKPFAAPERKEVPVIVEQAADAVELLLKVGLEAAQNSLH; encoded by the coding sequence GTGACCGAATCTTCCGGGCCCGCGCTCGTAGTCGGACTGGGTAACCCCGGCCCCGAATACGAGCGCACCCGCCACAATGTGGGCTTTCTGGTCGCCGATGTGCTCGCCGAGCGCGTCGGCGGCCGTTTTGCCGTTCACAAGAAGTCCGGTGCCGACCTGCTCCAGGCGCGACTGGACGGACGTCAGATCCTCATCGCGAAGCCGCGCACCTATATGAACCTGTCCGGTCGGCCGGTGGCCGCGCTGGCGAAGTTCTTCTCGGTGCCGGTGGATCAGGTGATCGTGGTCCACGACGAGCTGGATCTGCCGTTCGGCACGCTCAAGCTCAAGCAGGGCGGCGGCGAAGGGGGACACAACGGGCTGCGGTCGATCTCGCAGGCGTTGACCACCAAGGAATATCTGCGGACCAGGATCGGGATCGGGCGGCCGCCCGGGCGACAGGATCCGGCTGATTATGTGTTGAAGCCGTTCGCGGCGCCGGAGCGTAAAGAGGTTCCGGTGATCGTGGAGCAGGCTGCCGATGCTGTGGAGCTGTTGTTGAAGGTTGGGTTGGAAGCGGCTCAGAACAGTTTGCATTAG